The following are from one region of the Sphingomonas sp. J315 genome:
- a CDS encoding NAD-dependent epimerase/dehydratase family protein, with the protein MAVLALTGATGFVGKATVDHALTRGHRVRALTRREQPAREGVTWIAGNLDSEDALARLASGADAVVHIAGVVNAPNPAGFINGNVHGTARMAAAAASMGVRRFVHVSSLSAREPQLSEYGRSKERAEEEVRKSGLDWTMIRPPGVYGPGDMEMRDIFRMAKFGFVVLPPAGRISLVHVHDLARLLVAMAESDTGRHIYECDDGVDGGYTHAEFARLVGGAVGSRPIPIHVPRALLHLVGHADRFLREANAKLTPDRAAYLSHPDWTATPHHRPPAQLWAPQIETLDGLVQTADWYRSQGLL; encoded by the coding sequence ATGGCAGTCCTCGCGCTCACCGGAGCCACCGGTTTCGTCGGCAAGGCCACCGTCGACCACGCCCTCACTCGCGGCCACCGCGTCCGCGCGCTCACCCGCCGCGAGCAACCGGCGCGGGAAGGCGTCACTTGGATCGCGGGCAATCTCGACAGCGAGGATGCGCTCGCCCGGCTCGCCAGCGGCGCGGACGCGGTCGTCCACATCGCCGGGGTGGTCAACGCCCCCAACCCCGCCGGCTTCATCAACGGCAATGTCCACGGCACCGCGCGCATGGCCGCCGCCGCAGCATCCATGGGCGTGCGCCGCTTCGTCCACGTATCCTCGCTCTCCGCACGCGAGCCGCAGCTATCGGAATATGGCCGGTCCAAGGAACGCGCCGAGGAAGAGGTGCGCAAGTCCGGGCTCGACTGGACGATGATCCGCCCGCCCGGCGTATATGGCCCGGGCGACATGGAGATGCGCGACATCTTCCGCATGGCGAAATTCGGGTTCGTCGTGCTGCCCCCGGCGGGCCGCATCTCACTGGTCCATGTCCACGATCTCGCTCGGCTGCTGGTCGCGATGGCGGAAAGCGATACAGGTCGCCACATTTATGAATGCGACGACGGCGTGGACGGAGGCTACACCCATGCCGAGTTCGCCCGGCTGGTCGGCGGCGCGGTCGGCAGCCGCCCGATCCCGATCCACGTCCCGCGCGCATTGCTCCACCTTGTCGGCCATGCCGACCGCTTCCTGCGTGAAGCCAACGCCAAGCTGACCCCCGACCGCGCCGCCTATCTCAGCCACCCCGACTGGACCGCAACCCCGCACCACCGCCCCCCGGCGCAGCTATGGGCACCGCAGATAGAGACGCTCGACGGGCTGGTGCAGACCGCCGACTGGTACCGGTCGCAGGGTTTGCTCTAG
- a CDS encoding alpha/beta hydrolase — protein sequence MLRLIALLGGAALLTAQAADAQRLRERIAERMAAGGATAPATGMVEHAYGRDALQKLDFWAAKDSARPAPIVIFVHGGGWKRGDKRNATGADKVTHYLGQGYAVASVNYRLVPAAKVEDQAADVAAAFAWLRTNAAKLGIDPKRMVLMGHSAGAHLVALVGTDPAYARAAGFALSDIKGVIPLDGAAYDVAAQMADGPGIMQDTYAQAFGSDPARQKSLSPTAHADGPNAPAFLILHVDREDGKRQSEALGAALRKAGTPAQVTRMAGRGLIGHMEINRKLGQAGYPATPVVDAWLKTRFQP from the coding sequence ATGTTGAGACTGATCGCATTGCTCGGCGGGGCGGCGTTGCTGACTGCACAGGCCGCCGACGCGCAGCGCCTCCGTGAGCGGATCGCGGAGCGCATGGCCGCGGGCGGTGCCACGGCTCCCGCAACCGGCATGGTCGAGCATGCCTATGGCCGCGACGCCCTGCAAAAGCTCGATTTCTGGGCAGCAAAGGACAGCGCCAGACCCGCGCCGATCGTGATCTTCGTCCATGGCGGCGGGTGGAAGCGCGGCGACAAGCGCAATGCGACCGGCGCGGACAAGGTGACGCACTATCTCGGACAGGGCTATGCCGTCGCCTCGGTCAACTATCGCCTCGTCCCCGCGGCAAAGGTCGAGGATCAGGCCGCCGATGTCGCCGCCGCCTTCGCCTGGCTGCGCACCAACGCCGCGAAACTGGGCATCGACCCGAAGCGCATGGTGCTGATGGGCCACAGCGCCGGCGCGCATCTGGTCGCGTTGGTCGGCACCGACCCGGCCTATGCCCGCGCAGCGGGCTTCGCGCTGTCCGACATCAAGGGCGTGATCCCGCTCGACGGCGCGGCCTATGACGTCGCCGCCCAGATGGCCGATGGCCCGGGAATCATGCAGGACACCTATGCCCAGGCCTTCGGCAGCGATCCCGCGCGGCAAAAATCGCTGTCCCCCACCGCGCACGCCGACGGCCCCAACGCCCCCGCATTCCTGATCCTCCATGTCGATCGCGAAGACGGCAAGCGCCAGTCCGAAGCACTCGGTGCCGCGCTGCGCAAGGCCGGTACCCCGGCCCAGGTCACGCGGATGGCCGGGCGCGGCCTGATCGGCCATATGGAAATCAACCGGAAGCTGGGGCAGGCCGGCTATCCTGCGACGCCGGTGGTCGACGCCTGGCTGAAAACGCGTTTCCAACCCTGA
- a CDS encoding acyl carrier protein, producing MSDRNDIFATVSAQIEPFNKKGVELTDSTTFAGDLEWDSLTVMDFVAAIEDEFDIIITMNMQAEIETVGQLVDAVQKLKG from the coding sequence ATGAGCGACCGTAACGACATCTTCGCAACCGTCTCCGCACAGATCGAACCCTTCAACAAGAAGGGCGTCGAACTGACCGATTCCACCACCTTTGCGGGCGATCTCGAATGGGACAGCCTGACGGTGATGGATTTCGTCGCCGCGATCGAGGACGAGTTCGACATCATCATCACCATGAACATGCAGGCGGAGATCGAAACCGTCGGCCAGCTGGTCGACGCGGTCCAGAAGCTGAAGGGCTGA
- the spt gene encoding serine palmitoyltransferase, with product MTGAKPDLMSKFDAIIAERQALLDAGFTDPYAVVMEQVKSPTEAVIKGKDTILLGTYNYMGMTFDPDVIAAGKEALEKFGSGTNGSRMLNGTFRDHMEVEQALREFYGTTGAIVFSTGYMANLGMISTLAGKGDYIILDADSHASIYDGCKQGVAEIVRFRHNSVEDLDKRLGRLPVEAGKLVVLEGVYSMLGDIAPLKEMVAVAKKHGAMVLSDEAHSMGFYGPNGRGVYEALGCEDDVDFIVGTFSKSVGTVGGFCVSNHPKFEAIRLTCRPYIFTASLPPSVVATAATSIRKLMTATKKREQLWDNARTLHAGLKEMGFKLGTEQADSAIIAVILTDQVQGAAMWQTLLENGLYVNLARPPATPAGTFLLRCSLCAEHTPEQIHRVLGMFKAAGQAVGVIA from the coding sequence ATGACGGGTGCCAAGCCCGACCTGATGAGCAAGTTCGACGCCATCATCGCGGAGCGTCAGGCGCTGCTCGATGCCGGCTTCACCGATCCCTATGCGGTGGTGATGGAGCAGGTGAAGTCGCCGACCGAGGCGGTGATCAAGGGCAAGGACACGATCCTGCTCGGCACCTACAACTATATGGGCATGACCTTCGACCCCGACGTGATCGCGGCGGGCAAGGAAGCGCTCGAAAAGTTTGGCAGCGGCACCAATGGCAGCCGCATGCTCAACGGCACCTTCCGCGACCATATGGAGGTCGAACAGGCGCTGCGTGAGTTTTACGGCACGACCGGCGCGATCGTGTTCTCGACCGGGTACATGGCCAATCTCGGCATGATTTCGACGCTGGCGGGCAAGGGCGATTACATCATCCTCGACGCCGACAGCCACGCGTCGATCTATGACGGGTGCAAGCAGGGCGTCGCCGAAATCGTGCGCTTCCGCCACAACAGCGTCGAGGATCTCGACAAGCGACTTGGCCGCCTCCCCGTCGAAGCCGGCAAGCTGGTGGTGCTCGAGGGCGTCTACTCGATGCTCGGCGACATCGCACCGCTCAAGGAAATGGTCGCCGTCGCCAAGAAGCATGGCGCGATGGTCCTGTCCGACGAGGCGCATTCGATGGGCTTTTACGGTCCCAATGGCCGCGGCGTGTACGAAGCGCTGGGGTGCGAGGACGATGTCGACTTCATCGTCGGCACCTTCAGCAAGTCGGTCGGCACCGTCGGCGGCTTCTGTGTGTCGAACCACCCGAAGTTCGAGGCGATTCGCCTCACCTGCCGCCCCTACATCTTCACCGCGTCGCTTCCGCCGAGTGTCGTCGCCACCGCCGCGACCTCGATCCGCAAGCTGATGACCGCGACGAAGAAGCGCGAGCAATTGTGGGACAATGCCCGCACGCTGCACGCGGGGCTCAAGGAAATGGGCTTCAAGCTCGGCACCGAACAGGCCGACAGCGCGATCATCGCGGTGATCCTGACCGATCAGGTGCAGGGCGCGGCGATGTGGCAGACGTTGCTGGAGAACGGGCTGTACGTAAATCTCGCGCGTCCTCCCGCGACGCCGGCCGGCACCTTCCTGCTGCGCTGCTCGCTCTGCGCCGAACATACGCCCGAGCAGATTCACCGCGTGCTGGGCATGTTCAAGGCGGCGGGACAGGCAGTCGGGGTGATCGCCTGA
- the proB gene encoding glutamate 5-kinase, with translation MHLFPPACCPRLVVKIGSALLVDPDGGVRRDWLAGIATDIAERVRAGQQVAVVSSGAIALGARRLNLPKGGRASLEDAQAAAATGQIALSQVWAEMLATNGLTAAQMLVTLDDLEDRRRYLNAAATLGRLLSLGVVPIINENDSVATAEIRFGDNDRLAARVAQAADANGVVLLSDIDGLYDRNPALPGAQHIAQVTQIDARIEGMADRGSASGMGSGGMVSKIEAARIAASAGVSLAIASGRIDRPLSADARHTIFLPEKRTRARKAWLAGRLTAKGSIAIDAGAAAALAEGRSLLAIGVTGVRGMFFRGDLVTIEGPNGPIARGLAEYDAGEAQAILGTRSEDQGEILGYAPRSALVHRNHMVLL, from the coding sequence ATGCATCTCTTTCCGCCCGCCTGCTGCCCGCGTCTCGTCGTCAAGATCGGATCGGCGCTGCTCGTCGATCCCGATGGCGGCGTGCGGCGCGACTGGCTGGCGGGGATCGCTACCGACATCGCCGAACGGGTGCGGGCGGGACAGCAGGTCGCGGTCGTCTCCTCCGGCGCCATCGCGCTCGGTGCGCGCCGCCTCAACCTCCCCAAGGGCGGCCGCGCCAGCCTTGAGGATGCGCAGGCCGCCGCCGCGACCGGCCAGATCGCGCTCAGCCAGGTCTGGGCCGAAATGCTGGCGACAAACGGCCTCACCGCCGCACAGATGCTGGTGACGCTCGACGATCTTGAGGATCGCCGCCGCTACCTCAACGCCGCCGCGACGCTCGGGCGGTTGCTCAGCCTCGGCGTGGTGCCGATCATCAACGAAAATGACAGCGTCGCCACGGCCGAGATCCGCTTCGGCGACAATGACCGGCTGGCAGCGCGTGTCGCGCAGGCGGCGGATGCCAATGGCGTCGTCCTGCTCAGCGACATCGACGGCCTGTACGACCGCAACCCCGCCCTCCCCGGCGCGCAGCATATCGCGCAGGTCACGCAGATCGACGCGCGGATCGAGGGGATGGCCGATCGCGGCTCCGCCTCCGGCATGGGATCGGGCGGGATGGTGTCGAAGATCGAGGCGGCGCGGATCGCCGCCAGCGCCGGGGTCAGCCTCGCCATCGCCAGCGGCCGGATCGACCGCCCGCTGTCCGCCGACGCGCGCCACACCATCTTCCTCCCCGAAAAACGCACCCGCGCCCGGAAAGCCTGGCTGGCGGGTCGCCTCACCGCCAAGGGCAGCATCGCGATCGACGCGGGCGCCGCCGCCGCGCTGGCGGAGGGGCGCAGCCTGCTCGCGATCGGCGTGACCGGCGTGCGCGGCATGTTCTTCCGCGGCGACCTCGTCACGATCGAAGGTCCGAACGGCCCGATCGCGCGCGGCCTCGCCGAATATGATGCGGGCGAAGCGCAGGCGATCCTCGGCACCCGCAGCGAGGATCAGGGCGAGATCCTCGGCTACGCCCCGCGTTCGGCTTTGGTCCACCGCAACCATATGGTGCTGCTGTGA